AGGTTTTGTCCCCCTCTACCTTGCCCGGCGGGCGTTTCCTGAAAACTATTACGCCATCGTTTCCCTCTGCGCTGTCGCGGCATTTCTCGGCCATGTCTTTCCCGTATACCTCAGGTTCAAGGGGGGCAAAGGCGTTGCGATAGCCGGCGGGATCATCATCTTTTTATCCCCCATCGCGGCCCTGCTCCTGTTCACGATTTTTCTCTTTGCCCTCTTTTTCACGGGGTATGTCTCCGTGGGCTCCCTTCTCTGCGCCCTCTCTTTTCCCGTCCTCATGGCGTTTCTCGGGCCGACGCCGCTGTACATTGCCATCGCCCTCTTCATGGCCGTGATGATCTTTTTTACCCACAGGGAGAATATCAGGAGGCTGGTCGAAGGCAGGGAGAACAAGTTTCTCGGAAAGAAGAGATAGGCAAAATTTCCGCGCGAGTGGAATCCGGCAGGCGGGCGCGAAAAGGGGATTTCAAAGCAAAAGCACCGGGGGGCGGTTCAACGCAATTTCCTCTGCCTCAGCGGCGAAGCGGTATCGCTTCAGAGTTTTTCCAGGTTTCTCTTCTGCATGCGCTTTTTTTTCGGCAATCTCCGGGAGGCCCCTTTCGTGGGTTTTTTCTCTTTCCCCACTTCCTCCTCTTCCGGGACCCCTTTTGTGGAAAAGTAGTGTGCCTGCTCCACCTTCCCGGCAAACTCATCTACCCGCACATAGGTGCTGTTAAAGGGGGTTATTCTCGCTATGAGGCCCGCATCGCTCGTCACGACGAAAGCGCCCTCCCGCAAACTTTTCGCCAGCCTGGCTATCCTGTCGTCTGCGGACTCAGGAGGCGAGGTAAATACTGCTTTCACCCACTTTTTTGCGACGGCCCCTCCCGGGGTGCCTCTCTTTCCGTCGAAGACAACGAGGATCGAGAGTTTCTTCAGCTTCCCGTACTCCGATAGCATGGCAAGGAGCTCCTCTCTTGCCTCCTCGAGGTTTTCCCCCCGGGAAAGCCCGAGGTGGAAAAGGAGGTTATAACCGTCCACGACGAGTTTCATGCCCGATAGATCGTCCGTGCCAATTTTTTTTCCCGCCCTCCCCAAAAAAAAGGGAAGGTTTTGCGCAAACAATCATACCGGAAACAAACCCGTTTGAAAACTTCCCCGTGGCCGCAGGGGCCTTCCTCTCGTCTCTCCCTTGTACCGGGAAGGACCTTGCCGGCCGGGTCCGCCATTCACCGGATTTTTTCCCCGGCCCTTAAGATTGGTATCTGACCGGTGACGTTTGGTTCGCAAGCGGCGGCCGAATTTTTTCCCTATACTTTTTTGGAAATCCGATATAATCTTTTTCATAACGATTTAAGAGAGTTGCTTAAAAATTGAGCATTTGCCTGTCTGTTTTTTGTGCATCCTCGTTAGCGGAACAATCTAAAAAAAAGAGCCGGAAACGTTACGATAATAGTTAAATCGAAAATATCCTTTAAGAAACGAAGTGTTGTCACATTTTTCCGGGGCTATGTTTTTTTCTGCCTCTGAGGGCACGGTTTTTGTTCAACAGAAAAATGCGCGACGGAAGGAGGATTTATGAGAAAGATCGAAGCGATCATCAAACCCTTCAAGCTCGATGAGGTGAAAGAGGCTCTGAACGAGATCGGGATACAGGGAATGACGGTTGTCGAGGTGAAGGGATACGGAAGGCAGAAGGGGCACACCGAACTCTACCGGGGCGCAGAGTACGTCGTCGATTTTCTCCCGAAAATCAAGGTAGAGATCATCGTCCAGGATGAGATGGTGGAGAAGGTCATCGAAACGATAGAGTCGGCGTCGAGAACGGGGAGGATAGGCGATGGAAAGATTTTCATCACCGATATCGCCGATGTCATCCGGATAAGGACGGGAGAAAGAGGAGAGGACGCCATATAAACCGGATTTACGGATAACTTCGACAGGAGGTTGGTTACATGACGCCGAAAGAGATTATCGAGTTTTGCAAGAAGGAAAACGTGGAGATGGTCGACCTCAAGTTCATGGACTTTCTCGGCCTCTGGCAGCACTTCGCCGTTCCCGTCTACGAGCTCAAGGAAGATTCCTTCGAGGAGGGCTTCGGTTTCGACGGGTCCTCCATAAGGGGATGGCAGCCCATTCACGCGAGTGACATGCTCGTCATCCCGGAGTCCAAAACGGCGGTCATCGACCCGTTCATCAAGAGGAAGACGCTGACCCTGATCTGCAATGTCTACGACCCCATAACGAAAGAGGCATACACCCGGGACCCGAGGAACATTGCGAAAAAGGCCGACGCCTATCTCGAGTCAACCGGGATCGGTGATACCGCCTATTTCGGCCCGGAAGCAGAGTTTTTCATCCTCGATGACATACGGTACGCCTGCGAGAGGCATTACGCTTTTTACCAGATCGATTCGATCGAGGGACAGTGGAACACGGCAAGAGAAGAGAACCCGAACCTCGGTTACAAGCCCCGGTACAAGGAGGGCTACTTCCCCGTTCCTCCCACCGATTCTCTCCACGATGTCAGGGACGAGATGGTGCGGGTCATGGAAAACATCGGCATGAAGATCGAAGCACAGCATCACGAGGTTGCCTGCGCCGGCCAGGGCGAGATCGACCTCCGGTTCGCCCCCCTCGTAGAGAGCGCCGACAACCTCCAGTGGTACAAGTACATCGTGAAGAACGTGGCCCGCCGGCACGGGAAAACGGTTACCTTCATGCCGAAGCCGATTTTCGAGGACAACGGCTCCGGCATGCACACCCACCAGTCTATCTGGAAGGGCGGCAAGCCCATTTTCGCGGGTGAAGAGTATGGCGGCCTCTCCAAGGAGGCACTCTACTATGTGGGGGGTATCCTCAAGCATGCCGCTGCAATCTGCGCGTTCACCAACCCGACGATAAACTCCTACAAGAGGCTCGTCCCGGGCTTCGAGGCTCCCGTCAACCTGGCGTACTCGAGCAGGAACAGGTCGGCGGCGGTGAGAATCCCCATGTATTCACCATCCCCCGCCGCGAAGAGAATAGAGTACCGCACCCCTGACCCATCCTGTAACGGCTACCTTGCCTTTGCGGCCATGCTCATGGCCGG
This is a stretch of genomic DNA from Deltaproteobacteria bacterium. It encodes these proteins:
- the plsY gene encoding glycerol-3-phosphate 1-O-acyltransferase PlsY; amino-acid sequence: MAIEKLVHWGAYVLGSYLLGAIPFGLIVAYIFGGGVDPREVGSGNIGATNVARAAGKIGGALTLILDAAKGFVPLYLARRAFPENYYAIVSLCAVAAFLGHVFPVYLRFKGGKGVAIAGGIIIFLSPIAALLLFTIFLFALFFTGYVSVGSLLCALSFPVLMAFLGPTPLYIAIALFMAVMIFFTHRENIRRLVEGRENKFLGKKR
- a CDS encoding P-II family nitrogen regulator (indirectly regulates nitrogen metabolism; at high nitrogen levels P-II prevents the phosphorylation of NR-I, the transcriptional activator of the glutamine synthetase gene (glnA); at low nitrogen levels P-II is uridylylated to form PII-UMP and interacts with an adenylyltransferase (GlnE) that activates GlnA), producing MRKIEAIIKPFKLDEVKEALNEIGIQGMTVVEVKGYGRQKGHTELYRGAEYVVDFLPKIKVEIIVQDEMVEKVIETIESASRTGRIGDGKIFITDIADVIRIRTGERGEDAI
- the glnA gene encoding type I glutamate--ammonia ligase; the protein is MTPKEIIEFCKKENVEMVDLKFMDFLGLWQHFAVPVYELKEDSFEEGFGFDGSSIRGWQPIHASDMLVIPESKTAVIDPFIKRKTLTLICNVYDPITKEAYTRDPRNIAKKADAYLESTGIGDTAYFGPEAEFFILDDIRYACERHYAFYQIDSIEGQWNTAREENPNLGYKPRYKEGYFPVPPTDSLHDVRDEMVRVMENIGMKIEAQHHEVACAGQGEIDLRFAPLVESADNLQWYKYIVKNVARRHGKTVTFMPKPIFEDNGSGMHTHQSIWKGGKPIFAGEEYGGLSKEALYYVGGILKHAAAICAFTNPTINSYKRLVPGFEAPVNLAYSSRNRSAAVRIPMYSPSPAAKRIEYRTPDPSCNGYLAFAAMLMAGLDGIQNRIDPGDPLDKDIYSLSPEELAGVPQTPASLDEALSALEEDHEFLLKGDVFTPDVIEMWISYKMEHEVKNINSRPHPAEFMLYFDC